A window of the Thalassospira indica genome harbors these coding sequences:
- a CDS encoding CoA-acylating methylmalonate-semialdehyde dehydrogenase, with product MATQLTHYINGKRVAGNSGRSVPVFNPATGAQSATVDLASKAEVRAAVESASAVAAEWAATTPLRRARILNKFLGILEERSEELAAAITAEHGKVLSDALGEVTRGIEVVEFATGAPQLLKGEFTENVGTKVDSHSIRQPLGIVAGITPFNFPAMVPMWMFPVALACGNCFILKPSERDPSASLLLAEWLTEAGLPDGVFNVVQGDKEAVDALLFDPDVSAISFVGSTPIAKYIYETATAQGKRCQALGGAKNHMIIMPDADMDQAVDALMGAAYGSAGERCMAISVAVPVGKETADTLIEKLVPRINELRVAPGIDPAAEMGPLVTAAHRDKVVGYINKGVEEGAKLVVDGRDIKLQGYEDGYFVGGTLFDDVTPDMSIYKEEIFGPVLSVVRTDDFETAANLVDDHEYGNGTAIFTRDGDTAREFAARTQTGMVGINVPIPVPMAFHSFGGWKASLFGDHHMHGPEGVRFYTKLKTITTRWPTGIRKGAEFVMPTMK from the coding sequence ATGGCAACCCAACTTACCCATTACATCAACGGCAAACGCGTTGCCGGCAACTCCGGCCGCTCAGTACCGGTTTTCAATCCGGCAACTGGCGCACAGAGTGCAACGGTTGATCTGGCATCGAAGGCCGAGGTCCGCGCCGCTGTTGAGTCCGCGTCCGCCGTTGCCGCTGAATGGGCCGCAACCACGCCGCTGCGCCGTGCACGTATCCTCAACAAGTTCCTCGGCATCCTTGAAGAGCGTTCCGAAGAACTGGCTGCCGCCATCACGGCCGAGCATGGCAAGGTTTTGTCGGATGCGTTGGGCGAAGTCACCCGCGGGATCGAGGTTGTTGAATTTGCCACCGGCGCGCCGCAGCTGCTGAAAGGTGAGTTCACCGAAAATGTCGGCACCAAGGTTGATAGCCATTCTATCCGTCAGCCACTTGGTATCGTTGCCGGTATCACGCCGTTCAACTTCCCGGCCATGGTGCCGATGTGGATGTTCCCGGTCGCCCTTGCGTGCGGTAACTGCTTTATCCTGAAACCGTCAGAGCGTGATCCGTCCGCGTCCCTTCTGCTGGCCGAATGGCTGACCGAAGCCGGTCTTCCGGATGGCGTGTTCAACGTTGTTCAGGGCGACAAGGAAGCAGTGGATGCGCTTTTGTTTGATCCGGATGTTTCGGCCATCAGCTTTGTCGGATCGACCCCGATTGCCAAATACATCTATGAAACCGCGACCGCGCAGGGCAAGCGTTGCCAGGCGCTTGGTGGCGCGAAAAACCACATGATCATCATGCCCGATGCCGATATGGATCAGGCGGTTGATGCCCTGATGGGCGCGGCGTACGGTTCGGCTGGCGAGCGTTGCATGGCAATTTCGGTTGCGGTGCCGGTCGGCAAGGAAACGGCAGATACCCTGATCGAGAAGCTGGTTCCGCGCATCAATGAACTGCGCGTGGCGCCGGGTATTGATCCGGCGGCCGAAATGGGCCCGCTTGTGACCGCTGCCCACCGTGACAAGGTTGTCGGCTATATCAACAAGGGTGTCGAAGAAGGTGCCAAGCTGGTGGTCGATGGCCGTGACATCAAGCTTCAGGGCTATGAGGACGGTTACTTCGTTGGTGGTACGCTCTTTGATGACGTCACCCCGGATATGAGCATCTACAAGGAAGAGATCTTTGGCCCGGTTCTGTCGGTTGTGCGTACCGATGATTTCGAAACCGCTGCCAACCTTGTTGATGACCACGAATATGGCAATGGTACCGCGATCTTCACCCGCGATGGCGACACCGCCCGTGAATTTGCCGCACGTACCCAGACTGGCATGGTTGGCATTAACGTACCGATCCCGGTCCCGATGGCCTTCCATTCGTTCGGTGGCTGGAAAGCATCGCTGTTTGGCGACCATCACATGCATGGCCCGGAAGGTGTGCGGTTCTATACCAAGCTGAAAACCATCACCACGCGCTGGCCGACCGGCATTCGCAAGGGCGCTGAATTCGTCATGCCCACCATGAAATAA
- a CDS encoding LysR family transcriptional regulator — protein sequence MDWDRFRIFLAVARQGQILAAARQLGLNHATVGRQLTALEQELGTKLIERRTTGSDLTPAGRELMQAAEAAESAFLRAGTAVSNQSELISGTVRVGVPDGLGNYFLASELAHFASNHPDLVIQLVPLPRTFSLSQREADIAITLDRPKQGRLVISKLTDYTLSVYASKSYIERFGAVKTEADLTDRLFVTHIEDLIYSRALDYAARLGKLMKRRFECGSVVAQMEAVRNGYGIGILHDYATEGIPGLVRLLPEIRFTRNYWMLQHPDTKDTRSVAAIVDHITRVVRGARDRFIMS from the coding sequence ATGGATTGGGATCGCTTCCGTATCTTTCTGGCTGTTGCCCGCCAAGGTCAGATCCTTGCCGCCGCCCGGCAGCTTGGCCTAAACCACGCAACAGTTGGGCGCCAGCTAACGGCCCTTGAGCAGGAACTTGGCACCAAACTGATCGAACGGCGCACCACCGGATCGGACCTGACCCCGGCGGGACGGGAATTGATGCAGGCAGCAGAGGCCGCTGAATCGGCTTTTTTACGCGCTGGCACCGCCGTTTCCAACCAGTCAGAGCTGATCAGCGGCACGGTCCGCGTTGGCGTCCCCGATGGATTGGGCAACTATTTTCTGGCAAGTGAGTTGGCTCACTTTGCGTCCAATCACCCGGATCTTGTGATCCAACTGGTGCCGCTGCCACGCACATTCTCGCTATCGCAACGCGAAGCCGACATTGCCATCACACTTGATCGACCCAAGCAAGGGCGCCTGGTGATCAGTAAACTCACCGACTACACACTGAGTGTCTATGCCAGCAAATCCTACATCGAACGTTTTGGTGCGGTCAAAACCGAGGCCGATCTGACAGACCGCCTGTTTGTCACCCATATCGAAGACCTGATTTACAGCCGCGCACTGGATTACGCCGCTCGCCTTGGCAAACTGATGAAACGCCGATTTGAATGCGGCAGTGTGGTGGCCCAGATGGAAGCTGTGCGAAACGGATACGGCATCGGCATCCTGCACGACTACGCCACCGAAGGCATCCCCGGCCTCGTCCGTCTGCTGCCTGAAATCCGATTCACCCGCAACTACTGGATGCTCCAGCACCCGGACACCAAGGATACGCGAAGTGTCGCAGCCATTGTCGATCATATAACACGCGTCGTACGTGGGGCTCGTGATCGGTTTATCATGAGCTGA
- a CDS encoding DUF2218 domain-containing protein, giving the protein MSNLAIKVNESWPVSVNPMDVSVDEAGPVSRTSKAPDGVGSFAFADIYLRGAPCFLKGMMLQARGEDVKGTLRKPDAGVLAFENGACELTATPLFLTVAMSAADEHSLADMQAYFEDKLRTMSPQTKIEIDWRNK; this is encoded by the coding sequence ATGTCTAATCTGGCGATCAAAGTGAACGAGTCTTGGCCGGTTTCGGTCAATCCGATGGATGTTTCAGTTGATGAGGCTGGCCCTGTGTCTCGGACTTCAAAGGCACCGGACGGTGTCGGTAGCTTTGCGTTTGCAGATATCTATTTGCGCGGCGCGCCTTGCTTTCTCAAGGGGATGATGCTGCAAGCCCGTGGCGAAGACGTCAAGGGTACCCTGCGCAAACCCGATGCTGGCGTTCTGGCATTTGAAAATGGTGCGTGCGAGTTGACGGCGACGCCGCTGTTTCTGACGGTTGCGATGTCAGCGGCCGATGAACACAGCCTTGCAGATATGCAGGCTTATTTCGAAGACAAGCTGCGGACCATGTCGCCCCAGACCAAAATCGAAATTGACTGGCGAAATAAATGA
- a CDS encoding fumarylacetoacetate hydrolase family protein, giving the protein MKLLRYGPVGAEKPGLCDADGVIRDLSSVIDDLDPTTISDETFARIAALDPESLPVVSGDPRIGACVGRPGKFICIGLNYSDHAQEAGMELPPEPIIFLKATSAVCGPNDTIEIPRGSTKTDWEVELGVVIGKHTKYVDKADALDHVAGYCLINDVSERAFQLEHSGQWVKGKSADTFGPIGPWLVTRDQVADPQNLSMWLDVNGKRYQDGSTKTMAYGVAFVVSYLSRFMSLQPGDIISTGTPPGVGMGQNPPVYLNPGDVMELGIDGLGAQRQEVVQG; this is encoded by the coding sequence ATGAAGCTTTTGCGCTATGGCCCGGTCGGGGCGGAGAAACCGGGGCTTTGTGATGCGGATGGCGTCATCCGCGATCTTTCCAGCGTGATTGATGATCTTGATCCAACCACGATTTCCGATGAAACCTTTGCACGTATCGCAGCACTTGATCCGGAAAGCCTGCCGGTCGTGTCGGGTGATCCGCGCATTGGCGCCTGTGTCGGGCGGCCAGGCAAATTTATCTGCATCGGTTTGAATTATTCCGATCATGCGCAAGAAGCCGGCATGGAACTCCCGCCAGAACCGATCATTTTCCTTAAGGCAACTTCGGCCGTTTGTGGTCCGAATGACACGATTGAAATTCCGCGCGGTTCGACCAAAACCGATTGGGAAGTCGAACTGGGCGTGGTGATCGGCAAGCACACCAAATATGTCGACAAGGCCGATGCGCTTGATCATGTCGCAGGTTACTGCCTGATCAACGATGTTTCCGAGCGCGCCTTTCAGCTCGAACATTCCGGCCAGTGGGTAAAGGGCAAAAGTGCCGATACCTTCGGCCCGATTGGTCCGTGGCTTGTCACCCGCGATCAGGTTGCCGATCCGCAAAACCTTTCCATGTGGCTTGATGTGAACGGCAAGCGTTATCAGGACGGCAGCACGAAAACCATGGCCTATGGCGTCGCATTCGTCGTCAGCTATCTTTCACGTTTCATGAGCCTGCAACCCGGTGACATCATCTCGACCGGCACGCCGCCGGGTGTGGGAATGGGGCAAAACCCGCCGGTATACCTCAATCCCGGTGACGTGATGGAACTGGGAATCGATGGCTTGGGCGCGCAGCGTCAGGAAGTGGTGCAGGGCTAG